A single window of Theropithecus gelada isolate Dixy chromosome 9, Tgel_1.0, whole genome shotgun sequence DNA harbors:
- the TEX36 gene encoding testis-expressed protein 36 isoform X1, whose translation MTKGRRFNPPLDKDGRWFPHIGLTQKTSESNTRAMLKEPQSPHSPWQVEGKLPPIYKVREKQAVNNQFPFSVHDNRHSLENSGCYLDSGLGRKKIAPDKRQHVSRNFNLWACDYVPSCLDGFSNNQISYVHKEAMVVSSFRRFPRCYKEIWNTLTFLPERRYTEFLKKKPKVRFTIDKKVLSSLES comes from the exons TTCCCTCACATCGGGCTAACGCAAAAGACATCAGAATCCAACACCAGGGCTATGTTAAAAGAGCCCCAGAGTCCACACTCACCTTGGCAAGTGGAGGGGAAGCTGCCGCCCATATACAAAGTCCGGGAGAAG CAAGCAGTGAATAACCAGTTCCCCTTCTCCGTGCATGACAATCGGCACAGTTTGGAGAACTCTGGATGCTACCTTGACTCC GGCCTGGGACGTAAGAAGATCGCTCCAGATAAGAGGCAacatgtttcaagaaattttaatcTCTGGGCATGTGACTATGTTCCATCTTGTCTTGATGgcttttcaaataaccaaataTCATACGTGCATAAAGAAGCCATGGTGGTCTCAAGTTTCAGACGCTTTCCACGATGCTATAAAGAGATATGGAACACTTTAACATTTCTTCCTGAGCGAAGATATACAGAGTTTTTGAAAAAGAAGCCCAAGGTAAGGTTCACTATTGACAAAAAGGTTCTCTCTTCACTGGAGTCCTAA